Proteins from a single region of Runella sp. SP2:
- a CDS encoding DUF3089 domain-containing protein produces MKKRLFWTIAGIIGIYHAAEAQVILRNSYSVGTVPIAPDYSLTTSWAALPTKKDAADNLPLKSKELVDGQAEAKADVFFIHPTIYTQKPAEATFEWNADINDAALNKKVDESTIRNQASIFNGSCRVYAPRYRQAHYYSFVTPNQEDRQRALDLAYADVKKAFEYYLAQYHEGRPIVIASHSQGTLHAKRLLKEFFDGKPLQQKLVFAYLVGDIAGPPAQPNEFEFIKPARSAEEVGGFASWHTYLRDYFPEKYQTYHFSTAVCTNPLTWRLDETYAPKSLNKGGVGLRFTFQPQLADAQVHQGLLWIHKPYVKGRFLLRTKVWHSADMNLFWQSIRENVALRIENYWKNAGK; encoded by the coding sequence TTGAAAAAACGCTTATTTTGGACAATTGCGGGAATAATTGGTATATATCATGCCGCAGAAGCACAGGTTATTTTGCGAAATTCGTACAGTGTTGGAACGGTTCCGATTGCGCCAGATTATTCTCTTACAACGAGCTGGGCAGCACTGCCTACTAAAAAAGATGCCGCCGACAACTTGCCCCTAAAATCGAAAGAACTAGTAGATGGACAAGCCGAGGCAAAAGCGGATGTGTTCTTCATTCACCCCACTATTTATACGCAAAAACCCGCAGAAGCCACATTTGAATGGAATGCTGACATCAACGATGCGGCGCTGAATAAAAAAGTGGATGAGTCCACAATTCGGAACCAAGCTTCGATTTTTAATGGTTCGTGTCGGGTCTATGCGCCGCGTTATCGGCAAGCGCATTATTATTCTTTTGTTACCCCAAATCAAGAAGACAGACAGCGAGCGCTTGATTTGGCCTACGCAGATGTCAAAAAAGCGTTTGAATATTATTTAGCACAATACCACGAAGGACGCCCTATTGTCATCGCTTCACATAGCCAAGGTACGCTGCACGCAAAACGCCTGCTCAAAGAGTTTTTTGATGGCAAACCGCTCCAACAAAAGCTCGTTTTTGCGTATCTGGTGGGCGACATTGCAGGGCCACCTGCGCAGCCCAACGAATTTGAATTTATTAAACCTGCGCGTTCTGCCGAAGAAGTAGGTGGTTTTGCGTCTTGGCATACGTATTTACGCGACTATTTCCCCGAAAAGTACCAAACGTACCATTTTTCGACGGCTGTTTGTACCAATCCTCTTACTTGGCGATTAGACGAAACTTATGCCCCTAAAAGTCTGAATAAAGGAGGTGTTGGTTTACGGTTTACCTTCCAGCCTCAGCTGGCTGATGCCCAAGTCCACCAAGGGCTTTTGTGGATACACAAGCCTTACGTCAAAGGGCGGTTTTTGTTACGCACCAAGGTTTGGCACAGCGCCGATATGAATCTTTTTTGGCAGAGCATCCGAGAAAACGTAGCTTTGCGTATAGAAAATTATTGGAAGAATGCGGGAAAGTAA
- a CDS encoding mannose-1-phosphate guanylyltransferase, with amino-acid sequence MNQHTYVIIMAGGVGTRFWPFSRNNNPKQFHDVLGTGKTLLQQTASRFEGVCPDENIYIVTSTEYYQLVKTQLPFLSDDQILLEPNRRNTAPCIAYACYKIAAKDPQATVVVAPADHIILKEEVFKEKVRLALDVAAQSEVLITLGIQPTRPDTGYGYIQYLPSEGLVKKVKTFTEKPQLEIAVKFLESGDFVWNAGIFIWGVRSIIKAFEAHLPEVAEVFAEGKSDYYTDAEKGFIEKAYMLCKNISIDFGIMEKAENVFVVLSDLGWSDLGTWKSMYDISTKDEERNAADGKLMLYDTKNCIIKTPKDKLVVVQGLEGYIVAENDGVLMICKIDEEQRVRDFVADAKALGNQYI; translated from the coding sequence ATGAATCAACATACATACGTCATCATCATGGCAGGAGGGGTCGGAACACGCTTCTGGCCTTTTAGCCGCAACAACAACCCAAAACAGTTTCATGATGTTTTGGGGACGGGTAAAACATTACTCCAGCAAACAGCAAGCCGTTTTGAGGGTGTTTGTCCCGATGAAAATATCTACATCGTTACGAGTACTGAATATTATCAATTGGTCAAAACACAGTTGCCGTTTTTGAGTGATGACCAAATCTTGCTTGAACCCAACCGCCGCAACACCGCGCCGTGCATTGCGTATGCGTGTTATAAAATCGCGGCCAAAGACCCGCAAGCAACGGTGGTTGTCGCCCCTGCTGATCACATTATCTTGAAAGAAGAAGTATTCAAAGAAAAAGTCAGATTGGCCCTCGACGTGGCAGCCCAAAGTGAGGTGTTGATTACGTTGGGAATTCAGCCTACGCGCCCCGATACGGGCTATGGCTACATTCAGTATTTGCCTTCGGAAGGGTTGGTGAAAAAAGTGAAGACATTTACCGAAAAACCGCAACTTGAAATCGCCGTTAAGTTTTTGGAAAGTGGTGATTTTGTGTGGAATGCAGGGATTTTTATTTGGGGGGTGCGTTCTATTATCAAAGCATTTGAAGCGCACTTGCCTGAGGTAGCGGAGGTGTTTGCCGAAGGGAAAAGCGATTATTATACCGACGCTGAAAAAGGGTTTATTGAAAAAGCGTACATGCTTTGCAAAAATATTTCCATTGACTTTGGTATCATGGAAAAAGCAGAAAATGTATTTGTTGTTTTGAGCGATTTGGGTTGGTCTGATTTGGGAACGTGGAAGTCGATGTACGATATTTCGACCAAAGATGAAGAACGAAACGCGGCAGACGGAAAACTGATGCTTTACGATACCAAAAATTGCATTATCAAAACCCCTAAAGATAAACTAGTGGTGGTGCAGGGATTAGAAGGGTACATTGTCGCTGAAAACGACGGTGTACTTATGATTTGTAAAATCGATGAAGAACAGCGCGTGCGGGATTTTGTAGCCGATGCCAAAGCGCTTGGAAATCAATATATCTAG